ATTTCTTATAAACAGGAAGTCCTAGCAGATCCTTCTCATCTGTTTAGAAACACAGAACAGTGTATGGTCATGATGTAGTTTGTAGGACACTATGTTATGATACTTGTTGTCACAAGGATTTTGGATCCTATGTGGGGAATCTTCTCTATGGGCATAGTTCTATGAATTAGCAGTCTCCAGTCTTGTACATAATGTTTCTACAATTGATGTTTCTCAAATGCCTGTGCATAGGACAATAAATAATGAGACAGTCATTGTGTAACATGGAAACTATAACCCTATGGATCCTAATGGAGTTTCCATGCATCAAATCAGTTGGTTCATGCAGaatattgtgtgattttttttttggggtgtgtggggattttgagacagggtttctctatatagccctggctgtcctggaactcactctgtagaccaggctgacctcaaactcagaaatctgcctgcctctgcctcccaagtgctgggattgaagaggtgtgccactacgcccggcttattgtctgcttcaaagtaaaactttttttctccaaaaggcCATGAATTTTGTTACAGTCCAGCCATGTGCATATTATTGTGGGCAACAGCAAttgtggaaaaacacatatattaaaaatttCAGATTCTGTGTCCCTAGTTGCAGATTGTCTTTTTCTGCAACCTCTTCATAGCATCTTTGATTTCTCTGTTCTTCAGACTGTATATCAATGGGTTCAGCATGGGAATCACCACAGTgtagaaaacagacacaaatcTGTCAAAACTGGAGGAGCCACCAGAACTTGAACTCAAATAGACAAAGATACTGGAGGTATAGAATAGGGAAACAGCTGTCAAGTGAGAAGCACAGGTGTTGAATGCCTTGGATCTGCCCTTAGCTGAAGTGATCTTCAGAATGGACAAGACAATATAGACATAAGATATCATGATAACTAGCATGTTTACAAATCCAAAGATCATTGTTAATATGGCAGTTAGGACTTGTACAAAGAAAGTGTCTGTGCAGGACAGAACTAACAACTGTGGCATGTCACAAAAGAAGTGCTTGATGACATTAGTTCCACAAAAATGGAGACGAAGCAAAGCAAACAACTGTAGTAAAGAAGCAGTGAGCCCAGAGAGATAGGATGCCAGCACCATCAGTACACAAAGAGTGGGTGACATAATCGATGCATACAGAAGAGGGTTACAAATAGCAGCATACCGGTCATAGGCCATGGCTGCCATGAGACAAGACTCACTCAACCCCATGGTGGAAAAGATGAAATTCTGAACAATGCAGCCCACAAAACTGTTAGTTTGCCTTTCCTGGAAAAAGTTTGAGAGCATTTTTGGGACTGTACTGGTAACATAGCAAAGATCTATGATGGAAAGGTTGCACAGGAAGAAATACATGGGAGTGTGGAGGTGTGAATCCATTCTTATTAACACAATGAGGGACAGATTCCAGGTGAGAGTTGTAATGTAGATGAGCAGAAATGTGACAAAGAGCAGTATTATTATTATGGGTAAATCTGTGAATCCCAAGAGGATGAACTGGGTGATCTCTGTGCTGTTTCCCCTGGCAATCATTTCCCTGGTGTTTCTAAGATCAAAAGGGAGACAAGAAAATACATAGTTGACCAGGGTGAAATCATAGCATTACAATTTTCACACCATATGTCCTTCTTCTAGGACCGctgaaaaagaagaaatgctTCATTGTCCCATGGAAAGAGCCAGTCATTCTTCTCTAATTgtcaagaagacactgagaagaGTTGGGGAAAATGGGGGAATCTGATCAAAGTGCATTATGTCAAAATCTTAAAGAATTAAAATCAATGAGAAATAGAGCCAGACATGGCTGCCCATGCCTtcaattccagaactcaggaggcaaaaccaaacaaatttctgagactagcttggtctacatagtgaggtctAGGCCAGCCAACactcaataataaaaaagaaaagatttattctaATAACGAAAGATATGAAATAATTTAGCACACTTATAATCATTTCTGAAGTCCTTTAGAGATATATTTAAGTatccaaactggaaaaatactATAATGTGTGATTCTGCTATGTTTTGTTGGAGTGAGATCATGAACATAAGTTTACCTCAGCAGTCTTCACAGAAAGCACTCCAAAGAAGTTGAGTATACTTCACTATTTTGTGTCCCTAAGATTATCTTAATGTTAAAATTTGTTGCTTCTTGAAAAATTGCATGAGATGTGGGAGTTGAAGTGAATGGAAATCTGGACCTGATTGCCTGGGGAGGGGGCATGTAGGGGTTatctccaggaagagacagagacctgggatagggagGATCAATGGGTGTGTTCTTACAATGTGGGTGTTCTTAGATGTGATTCAGAGCACTAGAGATATGGAGCCTGGGGAGGATGcctcctgtggccaggcaggGACCTTGAGGTAGCAATAGGGACACCAATCCATTCATAAAATTTTTGAcccaaaacttatcctgtctacaagaaatgcaaggaCGGGGGATGGATCAGAGACTGTGGGAAAGTCCAACCAATAACCAGTCAAACTTGAGTCCCATTTAatgagcaagcaccaatccctaacattattaatgatactctgttaggcTTGCAGACAGCAATAAGTTGTCTTCTAAGAGGCTCCATCTAGAAGCGGACTCAGaaagatacagacacccacagccaaatagaAGATGAACTTgaggattcttatggaagaataggaggaaggattgaagcccttaaggggatagggactccatagaaagaccaacagaataAACTATCCTGAACTCTTGTCAgccctcagagactgaaccaccaacttaAGAACATAAATGGGCTTGACGTAGGGATCAccccacatatatagcagatatgcagcttggtcttcatgtgggtcctgaagaaCTGGAGTGGGAACTAtaccaaaagctgttgcctgtacatggaatatattcttctagctgggctgcctggtctggcctcagtgggagaggaagtgaagAGTGTCACAGAGACCTGAAGCTTGAGAGTGGGGAGAAAACCAGAGGAGCCCCCACATGatctgaggagaaggaggatataaataattcacttaaagaaatacaggagatttTATTCTCTGGTGACTGTCTAAGGTGGGaccagccaggagcacacaggctgCAGGAGCAGTAGAGCAGCTAGGACAGggcccttcctgcctccatctgcacccaggagctggggctgttcTGCCGATCTCTGTGCACGAATCCTGCTCAGggagagctggtcttccaggaatgctgacacaggcttatagGCCCACAGGAGGGATAAGTTCAAGCCAGatacagcaagaccaactaacaccagagatgatcagatggtgaaaggcaagaacaagaaccttaccaacagaaactaagcctacatggcatcatcaggacCCATTTCTCCCAGCATGGCAAGTCCTgtataccccaacacacacaaaaagagcaagatttgtatttaaaaatcacatcccatgatgctgatagaggactttaaaaaggacataaatagctcccttaaagaaatacaggagaacacaggtaaacaggtagaagcccttaaagagaaaacacaaaaatcccttaaaaattataggaaaacacaactaaacaggtgaaggaattgaacaaaaccatccaggatctaaaaatggaagtagaaacaataaagaaatcacaaaggtaaacaactctggatatagaaaacctaggaaagaggacaggaattataggtgtgagcttcaccaacagaatacaagtgatagaagagagaatctcaggtgcagaagacaccacagaaaacaaacaatcaaagaaaatgaaaaatgcaaaaagctcctaacccaaagaatccaggaaatccaggacacaatgagaagactaaacctaaggataataggtgtagaagagagtgaagattcccaacttaaagggccagtaaatatcttcaacaaaattatagtagaaaacttccctaacctaaagaaagagatgcccatgtacatacaagacacatacagaactccaaaaagattgggccagaaaagaaattcctcctgtcacataaatgcacaaaacaaagaaagaatattaaaagcagtaagggaaaaaggtcaagtagcatataaaggcagacgtatcagaattataccaggtTCCTcatcagaaactatgaaagccagaagattctgggcagatgttatgcagaccctaagagaacacaaatgctggtccagtactatacccaacaaaactctcaattaccatagatggagaaaccaggatattccatgagaaaaacaaatttacacagtatctttctacaaatccagcccttccaaggataataaatggaaaactgaaggaagaaaactatataccctagaaatagcaagaaaataatcttcttttaacgaaccaaaaagaagataaccacaaaaaACATAatgccacctctaacaacaaaaataacatgaagcaccaatcacttttccttaatatctcttaatatcaacagaatagaagagatagaaaagagactCTCAGGcgtagaagatactatagaagatACTGACacaatggtcaaagaaaataaaatgcataaagACTTCTAACTGAAAACATCCGTGAAGTtcaggagaaaatgaaaagaccaaatctattgTGATGCATCTGTAGCTCTtaacctctttcctaggttttccatttccagggttgCCTCTATTTGTGATTACTTTATtgattccattttcatttttaggtcttggtcTGCGTTGATCAATTCCTTCATTTTTTGCATTGTGTTTCGCAGTATTTATTCGAGGGATTTACTTGTTTCGTCTTTAAAaggaatagaagagagcaaagattcccagctcaaatggTCAgac
This genomic stretch from Mus musculus strain C57BL/6J chromosome 19, GRCm38.p6 C57BL/6J harbors:
- the Olfr262 gene encoding olfactory receptor 262, with product MIARGNSTEITQFILLGFTDLPIIIILLFVTFLLIYITTLTWNLSLIVLIRMDSHLHTPMYFFLCNLSIIDLCYVTSTVPKMLSNFFQERQTNSFVGCIVQNFIFSTMGLSESCLMAAMAYDRYAAICNPLLYASIMSPTLCVLMVLASYLSGLTASLLQLFALLRLHFCGTNVIKHFFCDMPQLLVLSCTDTFFVQVLTAILTMIFGFVNMLVIMISYVYIVLSILKITSAKGRSKAFNTCASHLTAVSLFYTSSIFVYLSSSSGGSSSFDRFVSVFYTVVIPMLNPLIYSLKNREIKDAMKRLQKKTICN